DNA from Anaerolineales bacterium:
CACGAACTGACCGACACCGAACAAGCTGCCCTGCTTGAACTCTTCTGGGCTTAGCTACTGGGAAACAAGCTCCTGCCAGATGGTGTAACCAATATTCCCAACAGAACTCGTAATGGAAAAATGAACCTTGCACCCCTCAAAACTTCTGAAGTTAACTGTTTCAAAAACGGGCAAGAGTTGACCCTCTGATCTTTGATCATTTCTGTAGAAGGGAATAGTTTGATTTGAGGTCCCTGGACAGTCGAGGAGAACACTATTCAATAAATCATCAGCTTGAATAAGATATTTGATTTCACCCACTGGACATCTAGTAAAACTCATCGTTGTATTGTTAGCTACCTGCTCTCTTATAACTACTCGACTCTCGCAACTCGTCCCCTGAGAGGCATCTCCAACTGCAGCAGTAGCACTTGTGCCTATCGAAGGTCTGTCTGTTGCTTCGGCAGAAGGAAAGTTAGAAATAGTACTTGATGGCGTTAGCTCAGTTTTATTCTCGTCTTCTTCTTGAGCACGAAAGAGTCCAGCTCCAAAGAACGAAGTTAGCAGAAATAAAATCCCCAAGCCCCCAACTAAAAAACGCCCAAAACCACTGAGGATTACAAAATTACCAAGACGCCCTGCAAGGGCAGTTATAAGAACAACCGTCCCAAGAACTAGGAGTAGATTTGCACTTTCAGTTTGAAGCAGATACCCGAGTACATCCATCTCAGCTCCCACTTTATTCTCTATAGTACAAATTCAAAAATAATGCACTTAAGACTTATCATACTATCATACAGGGATAGAGTTCCCAGTCATTGCGTATAATTCCCCTCTCTGAAAGAGAGAACCATGTCGAAAACTGCCAACCAAATCCGCCAAGATTATCTGGACTTCTTCGTTAACCGCGGCCACACCGAGGTACCCTCTTCCTCGCTGGTGCCGGGCGGCGATGCCACCCTGCTGTTCACCAACTCCGGCATGGTGCAATTCAAAGACGTCTTCCTCGGCACAGACACGCGTGACTACTCGCGTGCCGTGGACTCGCAGAAGTGTCTGCGCGTGGCGGGCAAGCACAACGATCTTGAAGATGTAGGTACGGACGACACGCACCACACCTTCTTTGAGATGCTCGGCAACTGGTCGTTTGGCGACTATTACAAAAAAGAGGCCATTGCCTGGGCCTGGGAACTGCTAACCCAGACATGGGGCTTGCCGGCAGACCGCCTGTACGCCTCGGTGTTCAAGGATGACCAGGGCGAGATTGAGACTGACAAAGAGGCCGCCGACAACTGGCTGGCCCAGCCCGGCTTTGTGCCCGAGCACCTGGTGTATTACGGCCGCAAGGACAACTTCTGGGAGATGGCCGACACCGGCCCCTGCGGTCCCAACAGCGAGATCTATTACGACTTTGGCCCGGAGTACGGCGAGATCCAGAAGAACGCCGACGGCGAGCTGGCGCTCGACAGCCCGCGCTTCGTTGAGATCTGGAATCTGGTGTTCATTCAGTACAACCGCACTGGCCCCAAGGAGCTCAAGCCGCTGCCGGCCAAGCATGTCGATACCGGCATGGGCCTAGAGCGCATCGTCTCGGTGCTACAGAAGGTGCAGGGCAACTATCGCACGGATTTGTTTACGCCGCTCATCGCCAAGGTGCAGCAACTGGCCGGGCAAACGGATGCTGAACGTGACGCCAACTTCACGCCCTACCGCGTGATTGCCGACCATGCCCGCGCCGCCACCTTCCTGATCGCCGAAGGTGTGGTGCCTGGCAACGTGGGCCGCAACTATGTGGCGCGCATGATCATCCGCCGCGCTGCCCGCTTCGGCACTAAGCTCGGCCTGACCGAGCCGTTCATGGCCCAGGTGGCCGAAGCCATCATCGAACATTATGGCGAGGCTTACCCTGAGCTGGTCAAGAACCGCAAAGCCATCCTGGATGGCCTGACGCGTGAAGAAGAGCAGTTCCAGCGCACCGTCGAAAGCGGCACGGCCCATTTGGACGCACTGCTCGCCGGGCTGCCCGCCGGCGGCACGCTGGATGGCGCCCAGGCCTTTGACCTGTACGCCACCTACGGCTTGCCGCTGGAGCTGACGCGTGACGTGGCGCGCGAGCGCAGCTACGCCGTAGACGAAGCGGGCTTCCTGGCCGCCATGGAGCAGCACCGGGCAGCCTCCGGTGCAGGCCAGGCCATGGGCGCGCTGGGCGGCGAACAAGCCGAAGCCTTTGCCGCCGTAGTGCAGCAGTTGCAAACCGAGAAGAAACTAAGCGATAAGGGCGTGAAGTACGACCCTTACGAAGACCTGGACGAACTCGACACCAAGGGCGAAGTGCTGGCCCTGGTGAAAGACGGCCAGCCGCTGCAGCAGGCTGCCGCTGGCGACACTGTGGCCGTGATTCTGCCCAAGACGCCCTTCTACATTGCCGCGGGTGGCCAGGTGAGCGACACCGGCATCATCCAGGCGGCGGACGGCAGCTGGGCCATCCAGGTGACCGAGATGCAGCAGCCCGCCGCCGGCGCCATCGTGCATATTGGCGAAGTGGTCAACGGCACGCCCAAGCTGGGCGATGAAGCCATCGCCCGCGTGGATGCACGCCGCCGCCAGGACATCATGCGCAACCACACCGCCACGCATCTGCTGCACGCTGCGCTGCATCAAATCGTTGGTGAGCACGCCCGCCAGGCCGGTTCGCTGGTGGCGCCCGACCGTTTGCGTTTTGATTTCAACAATCCTGAAGCCGTTAGCAAGGACGCCCTCTCCAAAATCGAAGATCAGGTGAATGCCTGGGTGCTGGATAATTACGAGCTGGAAAAAGAGACCAAATCGCTGGAGCAAGCCAAGCAGGAAGGCGCAACCGCCCTGTTCGGTGAGAAGTATGGCGAGAAAGTGCGCACGATCGCCATCGGCAACGAAGATGCACCGTTCTCGTATGAGTTGTGTGGCGGCACACATGTTGAACACACCGGCGATATTGGCTTGTTCCTCATCGTCAGCGAAGGCAGCGCCGCCGCCGGAATCCGCCGCATCGAAGCGGTGACCGGGCGCGAGGCCTATGCGCTGGCGAAGGCGCGCAACGCCGCGCTGCAAGAAGCCGCCCGCACCCTCAAGACCACGCCTGACGAAGTGCCCGCCAAGACGGCGGCGCTGCAGAGCGAGCTCAGCCAGCTCAGCAAAGAGCTGGCCGCCGCCCGCCGCGCCCAGGCGCAGGAAAGCCTGGGCGACCTGCTCACCAACGTTCCCCAAGTCTCCGGCGTGCCGGTGCTGGCGGCGGCCGTGCCCGGCGCCGATGCCGATGCGTTGCGCGCCCTGGCAGACAAGTTCCGCCAGCAGCATGCCAGCGGCGTAGCCCTGCTGGCCGCGGTGAGCGATAGCAGCGTCACGCTCATCGCCGCGGTCACCAAAGACCTGGTGGCGCGTGGCCTGCAAGCCGGCGAGCTTGCCAAGCAAGCCGCCGCCGTCCTTGATGGCCGCGGTGGCGGCAAGCCGGAGCTGGCCCAGGGTGGCGGCACAGACAACGGCAAGCTGGACGAAGCGCTGGCGGTGGCCGCCAGTTGGGTCGCACAAAAACTGGGCTAACCGCGGGTGCGCAGGCTCTTCTCCGCCCAGGCCCTATTTCTGCTGATCGCTGGCATTATCTTCAGCATCATCATTATCTCGATTGCCTACGAGACGCTGCTGCCTTTGCTACGCGCCGAGGCCTGGTTGGCCCTGCTATCCAACCTGATAGGCGTCTCACTCGTGCTAGCGGGCGCAGGCAGCGTGTGCTGGGGCGCCTGGCTGTTCCTGCGCGGCACAGGCGACGAGCAACCCACTACGCAGGCCGCAGCCTTACGCTCGTTTTTGCCGGGGCTGGCCTGGTTTCTCGGCGGTTTTGGGCTGATCATCGTGGGCAATCTCATCAGCCGTATTCACTAGCAATCTCATCCATCATTCAGAAGGTAGCGTAGCCAAAAACTGGCTACACTACGGGTGCATCCGCCCACTTGGCCGCGTTCTTGCATCCCAGCTATCTATGGTTACTCGCTATACCTTCTTCGGCCTCACCATCCTGTTCGGCCTGATCGCCAGCCTGTACCTCGGCTGGCAGTTGCGCCCGCTGTCTGCGGCCGATGCCGCGCCGCGTTTGCTGCGCGAAGATTTCGCCGCCGACTACGCCCTGATGGCCGCCGAGGCCTACGCCGCCGATGGCAACCTGAGCCGTGCCACGCACCACCTCGAATTCCTCAACGCCGAGAATCCGTTGCTGCCGCTGATCGCCGCGCTGGAATTTGGCCAGGAACACGGCTACGCCCAAAGCGACCTTAACCTATTGGCCGGTTTGGCCAGCGAACTACGCAGCCAGCGCCCCAACCTGGCCACTACGCCCACCCCATGATGACCAAAACTCCGGCCAAGCGCCCCCCGCTGTATCTGCTCACCGGCCTCTTGCTCGGCGTGGTGTTCGGCTGCGTGCTC
Protein-coding regions in this window:
- the alaS gene encoding alanine--tRNA ligase; the protein is MSKTANQIRQDYLDFFVNRGHTEVPSSSLVPGGDATLLFTNSGMVQFKDVFLGTDTRDYSRAVDSQKCLRVAGKHNDLEDVGTDDTHHTFFEMLGNWSFGDYYKKEAIAWAWELLTQTWGLPADRLYASVFKDDQGEIETDKEAADNWLAQPGFVPEHLVYYGRKDNFWEMADTGPCGPNSEIYYDFGPEYGEIQKNADGELALDSPRFVEIWNLVFIQYNRTGPKELKPLPAKHVDTGMGLERIVSVLQKVQGNYRTDLFTPLIAKVQQLAGQTDAERDANFTPYRVIADHARAATFLIAEGVVPGNVGRNYVARMIIRRAARFGTKLGLTEPFMAQVAEAIIEHYGEAYPELVKNRKAILDGLTREEEQFQRTVESGTAHLDALLAGLPAGGTLDGAQAFDLYATYGLPLELTRDVARERSYAVDEAGFLAAMEQHRAASGAGQAMGALGGEQAEAFAAVVQQLQTEKKLSDKGVKYDPYEDLDELDTKGEVLALVKDGQPLQQAAAGDTVAVILPKTPFYIAAGGQVSDTGIIQAADGSWAIQVTEMQQPAAGAIVHIGEVVNGTPKLGDEAIARVDARRRQDIMRNHTATHLLHAALHQIVGEHARQAGSLVAPDRLRFDFNNPEAVSKDALSKIEDQVNAWVLDNYELEKETKSLEQAKQEGATALFGEKYGEKVRTIAIGNEDAPFSYELCGGTHVEHTGDIGLFLIVSEGSAAAGIRRIEAVTGREAYALAKARNAALQEAARTLKTTPDEVPAKTAALQSELSQLSKELAAARRAQAQESLGDLLTNVPQVSGVPVLAAAVPGADADALRALADKFRQQHASGVALLAAVSDSSVTLIAAVTKDLVARGLQAGELAKQAAAVLDGRGGGKPELAQGGGTDNGKLDEALAVAASWVAQKLG